One Lates calcarifer isolate ASB-BC8 unplaced genomic scaffold, TLL_Latcal_v3 _unitig_1596_quiver_1024, whole genome shotgun sequence genomic window carries:
- the LOC127138980 gene encoding uncharacterized protein LOC127138980 — MSSFFARVCVHQRELKYWLSLVHPPFHQSSNQRQQQAGKAASARLQSETEQSSLHLPATLSQKATLVDREADGKELNEGCSTTENHNSFSVAMETTEQSVLPMDCEVEVAVADSPEERKDFSADDEQVCLETDSSDSLGEKAMIGTLLTDLPTGTIETENPDCSETSVCTEMPCQDQKEVLILEPAHEELNRNESVTSSVSDTLSSADSVYENEAHRKRQDTPEQDPEQEQVPEPEQYLEPEPDPESEQYPEPEQDPEPEQYPEPEDNLKLGQYPEPEQDPDLEPYPDPELELYPDPLQDPELELYPEPEPEAGDNELNPENDGYKNLPIETEDDPETNEILFEPPITEESILEHCIREEAMSDVSNESCHDLDPDEMDECLTVEIAAASSDSETDEKWRTIFSSSINKEDDDSYLDSLQLSAQELFVQKVEVTDFEEEDNFEEVCFEVPQVEEVLEQPEDIISFPTPTQEVKYNPLGLQGLSKISEDESENGRDANHNHTTHQQQINADQNKKLPKDFCVIQETKSENVSTEHVDFQLARKQWREMEEQTKNKIVLPTTKQPSFHGSHSFMYTPVRNIERTHKKAHELENLNLSGDYSHTQFSPCSEDSGLDDSSYRSPYDDPETPVEREIRISMEREENFRRERGLSRMGKSTDCAPSRSIPRSISTPLTPSFIITSSPTKEPLKHDVSANNVIILDPSNDFTSSPRHGKDNVAARSGEWRSEDNSSNLIILETSNLIIRSASEFSLNKAHEQPQEKMFLNNPFFKLRSRSTISLVDEEIKLVKQREEELRKERANLYGKDRFNTDRMLSNHMDTLTFDTSADVPVKCKSSPSSPMKTAYRMDRSALSCDHRFPEVYTGGRRKSAMALRWEAGEFTKND; from the exons aaAGCTACCTTGGTGGATAGAGAGGCAGATGGAAAAGAACTGAACGAAGGTTGCAGCACAACTGAGAATCACAACTCCTTCTCTGTCGCCATGGAAACCACTGAACAATCAGTGCTGCCGATGGACTGTGAAGTGGAGGTCGCTGTGGCTGATTCACCTGAGGAGCGGAAGGATTTCAGTGCAGATGATGAGCAAGTTTGTTTAGAGACAGACTCATCAGATTCCCTAGGGGAAAAGGCAATGATTGGCACATTATTAACTGACCTGCCAACTGGAACAATTGAGACTGAAAACCCTGACTGCTCTGAGACCAGTGTTTGCACTGAAATGCCTTGTCAAGATCAAAAGGAAGTTTTGATATTAGAACCAGCGCATGAAGAGCTTAACAGGAATGAATCAGTCACCTCATCTGTGTCTGACACACTCTCCAGTGCTGACAGTGTTTATGAGAATGAGGCCCATCGTAAGAGGCAGGACACACCAGAACAAGATCCTGAGCAAGAACAAGTCCCTGAGCCGGAGCAATATCTTGAGCCAGAGCCAGATCCTGAATCAGAGCAATACCCTGAGCCAGAACAAGACCCTGAACCAGAGCAATACCCTGAACCTGAGGACAACCTTAAACTTGGGCAATATCCTGAGCCAGAGCAAGACCCTGACCTCGAGCCATACCCTGACCCTGAGCTAGAGTTATACCCTGACCCATTGCAAGACCCTGAGCTAGAGTTATACCCTGAGCCAGAGCCTGAGGCTGGGGATAATGAGCTTAATCCTGAAAATGATGGCTATAAAAATCTGCCAATAGAAACAGAGGATGACCCAGAGACCAATGAAATCCTATTTGAACCACCCATTACAGAGGAGTCGATATTAGAGCACTGCATTAGAGAAGAGGCAATGTCTGATGTGTCCAATGAATCCTGTCATGACCTTGACCCTGATGAAATGGATGAATGCCTGACAGTTGAAATTGCAGCGGCCTCTTCAGATAGTGAAACTGACGAAAAATGGAGAACAATATTCTCCTCTTCTATAAATAAAGAAGATGACGACTCATATTTGGACAGTCTTCAGCTGAGTGCTCAAGAGCTCTTTGTGCAGAAAGTTGAGGTGACAGACTTTGAAGAAGAAGACAACTTTGAAGAGGTCTGTTTTGAGGTTCCACAAGTGGAAGAAGTTCTGGAACAACCTGAGGATATAATTTCCTTTCCCACTCCTACACAAGAGGTTAAATATAACCCTTTAGGGCTTCAAGGTTTATCCAAAATCTCTGAAGATGAGAGTGAAAATGGCAGAGACGCCAATCATAATCACACCACCCACCAACAGCAGATCAATGCAGATCAAAACAAGAAGCTACCTAAAGATTTCTGTGTGATACAGGAGACTAAGAGTGAAAATGTTAGCACGGAGCATGTGGACTTCCAGCTGGCTCGTAAACAGTGGCGAGAAATGGAGGAGCAAACCAAGAACAAGATCGTCTTACCCACCACAAAACAGCCCAGTTTCCACGGCAGCCACAGCTTCATGTACACACCGGTCCGCAACATTGAAAGAACGCACAAGAAAGCACATGAACTAGAGAACTTGAATCTGAGTGGGGATTATTCTCACACCCAGTTCAGCCCTTGCTCAGAGGATTCTGGCTTGGATGATTCCAGTTACAGGTCGCCTTACGATGACCCAGAAACACCAGTTGAAAGGGAGATTCGCATATCaatggagagggaggaaaacttcaggagagagagaggactctCCAGGATGGGCAAATCAACCGATTGTGCTCCATCACGAAGTATCCCCAGATCCATAAGCACTCCACTGACACCATCATTCATCATCACCTCCTCACCTACTAAGGAACCACTGAAACATGATGTGTCAGCAAACAATGTTATCATACTCGACCCCAGCAATGATTTTACCTCCAGCCCCAGACATGGCAAAGACAATGTGGCAGCTAGGTCAGGTGAATGGCGTTCCGAGGACAACAGCTCCAACCTCATCATCCTAGAGACATCCAACCTGATTATTCGCAGTGCCTCTGAGTTCTCCCTAAACAAAGCCCATGAGCAGCCACAGGAAAAAATGTTCCTGAACAATCCTTTTTTCAAGTTGCGTTCAAGAAGCACAATATCACTGGTGGATGAAGAGATTAAGTtggtgaagcagagagaggaggagctgaggaaagagagagcaaatCTGTATGGCAAAGACAGGTTCAATACAGACAGGATGTTGTCAAATCACATGGacactttgacatttgacaCTTCAG CTGATGTACCAGTGAAATGCAAGtcctcaccatcatcaccaATGAAAACAGCCTACAGGATGGATCGCTCTGCTTTATCGTGTGATCACAGA tttcCAGAGGTCTACACAGGAGGAAGACGCAAGAGTGCCATGGCTCTGCGCTGGGAGGCGGGCGAGTTTacaaaaaatgactga